One Cupriavidus necator N-1 DNA window includes the following coding sequences:
- a CDS encoding LysR family transcriptional regulator, with amino-acid sequence MKIDPLSLRLFLAVSELGTIAAAAEREHIAASAVSKRISDLEDTLRTQLLERSNKGIVPTPAGIALQNLSRGIVNDLENIAAMMQDYATGTRGLVRIYANVSSIAQFLPADLHGFIEKYPDVQLQLEERISTAILRGVAENAADIGCFADLGTSPQGVITLPYREDDLVVVVSRRHALASRKKLTTTEVLDHYLIGLQTGSYINMQLLRFASENGVPVKFRMQVNSYDAVCLMVEADMGIGILPISLARRYAKTLAIRVIAFDAPWAHRKLNLCIRSYEGLPVAARQLVDHLCSSARAIVGCSG; translated from the coding sequence ATGAAGATAGACCCCCTTTCGCTGCGGCTATTCCTTGCAGTTTCCGAACTCGGTACGATCGCGGCCGCCGCGGAACGGGAGCATATCGCCGCCTCAGCAGTCAGCAAGCGCATCAGCGATCTAGAGGATACCTTGCGCACACAATTGCTCGAACGCAGCAACAAGGGCATCGTGCCGACGCCGGCCGGCATCGCCCTGCAGAACCTGTCGCGCGGCATCGTCAACGACCTCGAGAATATCGCCGCGATGATGCAGGACTACGCCACCGGCACCCGCGGCCTGGTTCGCATCTATGCCAACGTCTCCTCGATCGCCCAGTTCCTGCCCGCGGATCTGCATGGCTTCATTGAGAAGTACCCTGACGTACAACTGCAGCTCGAGGAGCGCATCAGCACCGCGATCCTGAGGGGCGTCGCAGAGAACGCGGCAGACATCGGCTGCTTCGCGGACCTCGGCACGTCGCCGCAAGGCGTGATCACGCTGCCGTATCGCGAGGACGACCTCGTCGTGGTAGTGTCGCGGCGTCATGCGCTAGCCTCGCGCAAGAAGCTGACCACAACAGAGGTACTCGATCACTACCTGATCGGACTGCAAACCGGCAGCTACATCAATATGCAATTGCTGCGCTTTGCCAGCGAGAACGGCGTCCCAGTGAAATTCCGCATGCAGGTCAACAGCTACGATGCCGTCTGCCTGATGGTGGAAGCTGATATGGGAATCGGCATCTTGCCCATCAGCCTGGCCCGGCGCTATGCCAAGACACTGGCCATTCGCGTAATCGCATTCGATGCGCCCTGGGCGCATCGCAAGTTGAACCTTTGCATACGGTCCTATGAGGGCTTGCCCGTCGCGGCACGGCAACTCGTCGATCACCTGTGCTCGTCAGCGCGAGCCATTGTCGGTTGCAGCGGGTAG
- a CDS encoding MBL fold metallo-hydrolase gives MMQSRTLGDIKITRILEYAGPTHDPAFLFPDLDRSVLDANVDLMAPHHWIPHMNKLIVTIQFWIVHAGDKVVVVDTGVGNFKPRAGIARMHMLNTLVREWMIAAGAAPEQVTHVVMTHLHADHVGWNTTWQDGRWAPTFPNARYYIPKDDFVFCDAGRNKEPGVVDVFGEAFFDSVMPVVKEGLAEMIVPGQEIAGCLQVEPAAGHSPGQVAFRVRSRGEEAVFCGDILHSPLQIVRPDVNSGYCIRPDLARTTRLALLNQAADSEALVLPVHFGQPHCGYIRREGQGFLFEPATW, from the coding sequence ATGATGCAATCACGCACCCTTGGTGACATAAAAATCACCCGAATTCTCGAGTACGCTGGGCCGACGCATGATCCGGCCTTTCTCTTTCCGGACCTCGACCGGTCCGTGCTCGATGCGAATGTGGACCTGATGGCGCCACACCACTGGATCCCGCACATGAACAAGCTGATTGTGACGATCCAGTTCTGGATCGTGCATGCGGGCGACAAGGTCGTCGTCGTCGATACCGGCGTGGGCAACTTCAAGCCCCGCGCCGGTATTGCGCGCATGCACATGCTCAACACGCTGGTGCGTGAATGGATGATTGCGGCCGGCGCCGCACCGGAGCAGGTCACCCATGTGGTGATGACGCATCTGCATGCCGACCACGTCGGCTGGAATACCACCTGGCAGGACGGCCGCTGGGCGCCGACCTTCCCCAATGCGCGCTACTACATCCCCAAGGACGACTTTGTTTTCTGCGACGCGGGGCGCAACAAGGAGCCCGGCGTGGTGGACGTGTTTGGCGAGGCGTTTTTCGACAGCGTGATGCCGGTCGTCAAGGAAGGCCTGGCGGAGATGATCGTGCCAGGGCAAGAAATCGCCGGGTGCCTGCAGGTAGAACCGGCTGCGGGACACAGCCCGGGACAGGTAGCCTTCCGCGTGCGCTCGCGGGGCGAGGAGGCGGTGTTCTGCGGCGACATCCTGCACAGTCCGTTGCAGATCGTGCGCCCGGATGTAAACTCCGGCTACTGCATCCGTCCCGACCTGGCGCGCACCACGCGGCTGGCCTTGCTCAATCAGGCCGCCGACAGCGAAGCGCTGGTCTTGCCGGTGCATTTCGGCCAGCCCCACTGCGGCTACATCAGGCGAGAGGGCCAGGGTTTCCTCTTTGAGCCCGCCACCTGGTAA
- a CDS encoding LysR substrate-binding domain-containing protein — MAVPFDITDFRLFVNVAETHSLTRGAERSFLSVPAVSNRIKNLEDTLGVRLLERSPQGVTLTAAGDVYLQHARVVLAELERLTGNLQPFTAGLSGQLKLVANTTAITEYLPPVIGDYLATHPDVRIDVRERLSDDIVRLVREGGADLGIISGNVPTAGLQAVPFVKSGLILVAPLGHPLLAEEEVWFEQALEYAFVALLEGSAFQVFMTRAAGALHKPMTIRVHVASYDAICRMVAANAGIAIMPKAAFARLKGNQPIGACNLRDDWAVRTFQVCARDIEGLSSFAREFANRLIGRYAPGGDGS, encoded by the coding sequence ATGGCCGTCCCCTTCGACATCACCGATTTCCGCCTTTTCGTCAATGTCGCGGAAACGCACAGCCTGACCCGGGGCGCCGAGCGTTCGTTTCTCTCGGTCCCAGCGGTCAGCAACCGCATCAAGAACCTTGAGGATACGCTGGGGGTCCGCCTGCTGGAGCGCTCGCCCCAGGGCGTAACGTTGACGGCCGCCGGCGACGTCTATCTCCAGCATGCGCGCGTGGTGCTTGCAGAACTGGAACGGCTCACCGGCAATCTCCAGCCTTTCACGGCGGGCCTGAGCGGACAGCTCAAGCTGGTGGCCAATACCACGGCTATCACTGAGTACCTGCCGCCAGTTATCGGCGACTATCTCGCGACCCACCCCGACGTGCGCATCGACGTGCGCGAGCGGCTCAGCGACGACATTGTCCGCCTCGTGCGCGAAGGCGGTGCCGACCTGGGCATCATCTCCGGCAATGTGCCCACCGCCGGGCTGCAGGCTGTGCCCTTCGTCAAGAGCGGGCTGATCCTGGTCGCTCCGCTGGGGCATCCCTTGCTGGCAGAGGAAGAGGTCTGGTTCGAGCAAGCGCTGGAATATGCCTTTGTCGCCCTGCTCGAAGGCAGCGCGTTCCAGGTATTCATGACGCGCGCTGCAGGCGCCTTGCACAAGCCCATGACCATCCGCGTCCATGTGGCCAGCTACGATGCCATCTGCCGCATGGTAGCCGCCAACGCCGGCATTGCCATCATGCCTAAGGCCGCTTTCGCCCGCCTCAAAGGCAACCAGCCCATCGGAGCCTGCAATCTGCGCGATGACTGGGCCGTTCGCACCTTCCAGGTCTGCGCGCGCGACATTGAAGGCTTGTCCAGCTTCGCAAGGGAGTTTGCGAACCGACTGATCGGCCGCTACGCCCCCGGTGGTGATGGCTCGTAG